The Anabaena sp. PCC 7108 region AGAATCAAACTACAAATTGGTACGTAATTTATTACAGATGCTTATCTGACTAAATAAGAACAATACAAAAGAAAATAATCATCCTTATTTTCTACTAATTTCTATGTTCTTCACCAGTTTTATGATATTACAATCTATATTTCTGCTCGATGATATACAGCCTGATTTTATTTTTTATATTTTTATAAATGTAATTGAACTCAACCCAAGATTCTCTGATACTGCCAACTGTAAAAACTATTTCATGGCAATAATAGAAAAACGTTTATGTATCTTGCGGACGGAGATTGCTACAGCTTGATAGTGTGGGTTAAGCGCACAAAATAAGATGATAAATATCAAGATTTGCTCCTGTTGCTTTGTAAATCACTATTTACAAAAATGGAAAAATGCGCTAAAATCTGCTGAATTGCATTTTTTAATGAATAAGTATATTCTGAGTGCGATTAAGAGAAGCCTTGGAAAGTCATAAAAATTACCAAAATACCTGTCCTTCCCACAAGAAGATACATTGTTCGGCATTTTCAACAGCAACCAACATTAATAATCTGAAATAGCTGGACTGTCAGGCAGTTATGGATTTATGATTAGTGATCGTGAGTTTTTTTCGGAAAATTTGGAGAAACTATGAACGCTCAAGAGATTATTCGCTCAATTGAAGCGGAACAAATAAAATCTGATTTGCCCCAAATTTATGTGGGTGACACAGTAAAGGTAGGAGTAAAAATTAAAGAAGGCGAGAAGTACCGCGTTCAACCTTACGAAGGAGTGGTAATCGCTAGACGTAATGGCGGAATTAATGAAACTATTACCGTCCGTAAAGTTTTTCAAGGTGTCGGTGTTGAGCGCGTATTCTTGTTACACTCTCCCCGGATTGACAGTATAAAAGTATTGCGACGTGGTAAAGTAAGACGCGCTAAACTATATTATCTGCGCGATCGCGTCGGTAAAGCTACCCGGATTAAACAAAGGTTTGACCGCTCTTTGTGATTCAACCCGCCCAAGCGAGGAGAGAAATCTCAGCCTCCAAGCGGCATCTGCCGCTAACTTGCTTTTTAAACAAAATTAAGTTACAATCAGAGTCGAAATTGCGTTAGAATAAAAAAAGTTCAGCGCAATGACCGGAACAAAGACAGCTTGTGCGCTCTTAGTTCAGTTGGTAGAACGCAGGTCTCCAAAACCTGATGTCGGGGGTTCAAGTCCTCCAGGGCGCGCTTAAAAGCAAAAAATACTGCCCGAAACGAAAACGCATCTGCTACAATTGCATTTAGCGTTGAATATTTCGGGTATATTTATTTTTGCTTGCAGCTTATTTGTTTCCATTAAATAGGGTCGAAGCTGTAAACCTTGACGAAAACTAGCAAGGTGTGGCTATCTAAGAAATGGGGGGATAACGACCTTGGCCAAAAAAAATGAAGCAGAAATGCCAGAAACAAGCAATGGGTTTAGCTTAAACAATTTCTTCCAAGGAACAAAAGAAGAACTTGAGAAAGTAGTTTGGCCTAGTCGGCAGCAACTGGTGAGCGAATCAGCAGCTGTATTGTTAATGGTGACACTCTCCGCATCTTTGATATATTTGGTCGATGGATTGTTTGCGTGGGCAGCAAAACAGGTATTCTGATGACTTCTGCAACAGACGAACCACGGGATACGTTGCAGTCAGAGGAAGCACTAGAAACAGCGCTCAAGGAAGCACGCTGGTATGCAGTGCAAGTAGCCTCAGGCTGTGAGAAGCGCGTGAAAACAAATTTAGAGCAGCGCATCCAAACCTTTGATGTCGCTGACAAAATCATCCAAGTGGAAATTCCACATACGCCAGCGGTAAAAATCCGTAAAGATGGTAGCCGCCAGCATACAGAAGAAAAGGTTTTTCCTGGTTATGTGCTAGTGCGGTTAATTTTAGATCCGGCAACTAAGCAAATTCCCGATGATACATGGCAGGTGGTACGAAACACCTCTCACGTAATTAATTTTGTGGGAGCAGAGCAAAAACGTGGCACCGGCAAGGGTCGTGGTCACGTTAAACCAGTACCACTGAGCAATTCAGAAGTAGAACGTATATTCAAACAAACCAGTGAACAAGAGCCATTAGTCAAAATTGACATGGCAACAGGTGATAAGATCATTGTACTTTCTGGTCCATTTAAGGACTTTGAAGGCGAGGTGATTGAAGTTTCGCCAGAACGAAGTAAGCTAAAAGCTCTACTCTCGATTTTCGGACGAGATACACCAGTAGAATTGGAATTTAATCAGGTAGAAAAACAGAGCTAAATCCAAATGGCGAAGAAAGTAGTAGCGGTCATTAAACTGGCCCTGAATGCTGGAAAAGCCAACCCAGCACCGCCAGTAGGCCCAGCATTGGGTCAGCATGGCGTTAACATCATGATGTTCTGCAAAGAGTACAATGCCAAAACAGCAGACCAAGCTGGGATGGTAATACCTGTAGAAATTTCGGTTTTTGAAGACCGGAGTTTTACATTTGTACTCAAAACACCTCCAGCATCAGTATTAATTCGCAAGGCAGCGAAAATCGAGCGTGGATCTAATGAACCCAATAAAAAGAAAGTTGGGAGCATTACTAGAGCGCAGTTGAGAGAAATTGCTCAAACCAAACTTCCTGATCTTAATGCCAATGATATCGATGCGGCAATGAATATTGTGGAAGGAACCGCCAAGAACATGGGCGTAACGGTAGCAGACTAATTTTAAATTTGGCATTGTAGAGTTAAACACTCAGCTTCAATCCAAAATCTAAAATCCAAAATTTAATTGGGGGAGAAGCGTAACTTCGATATCACCCCAGGAGCAAAAAATGGGAAAGAAAATATCACGCCGATTAGAGGCGTTACAAGACAAAGTAGAAGACAGGGATTATACACCTGTAGAGGCTTTAGCTCTGTTAAAAGAGACAGCAACAGCTAAATTCGCCGAAGCCGCAGAAGCACATATCCGGCTAGGAATTGACCCGAAATATACAGACCAGCAACTGCGGACAACAGTAGCACTGCCTAAGGGTACTGGACAAATCGTCCGGGTAGCAGTGATTGCTAGAGGTGAAAAAGTCAACGAAGCTACAAATGCTGGTGCTGATATTGCAGGTTCAGAAGAATTAATTGACGAAATCCAAAAAGGGCGGATGGATTTTGACAAGCTGATTGCTACACCAGATGTAATGCCACAAGTAGCAAAGCTTGGTAAGTTGTTAGGTCCCCGTGGTTTGATGCCCTCACCCAAAGGTGGAACCGTAACATTTGACATAGCAAATGCGATCGCTGAATTCAAAGCTGGTAAATTAGAATTCCGTGCTGATCGAACTGGGATTGTCCATGTTATGTTTGGTAAGGCATCCTTTGCCCCTGAAGATTTGTTAGTCAACCTCAAAGCGTTGCAAGAGACAATTGACCGTAACCGTCCTTCAGGAGCCAAAGGTCGTTATTGGCGTACTTTTTACGTCTCTGCCACTATGGGTCCATCGATTAAAATCGATATCAGCGCCCTACGAGATTTAAAACTGAACGAATCAGCTTAATTGGAACATGGGTAATAGTTGAAATACCAATTACCAATTACCAAAATTTAATAGGCAAAGCCGGAGACAGCAGGTGCTAATAACTTAATATCCTGCCTAGGTTGATGCTTTGATTGCCTGAAATTTTATCAACATATGTATGATAACTGCGGCATTAAAAGTACTACTGTGAAACCCCGGCTAAGATAGTTGGGGTTAATTGTTTTCGGTTAGTCAGTAAACAGTAAACAGTAAACAGTGAACAGTAAATAGTAATAACTGATAACTGATAACTGATAAAATTTTGCCCTTGGAGGTGAAAAAAGTATGGGTCGAACGTTAGAAAACAAAAAAGAGATTGTCGCTGATCTCAAAGAGACTTTGAGTGAATCAACTTTAGCACTGGTAATTGATTATCAGGGTTTAACAGTTGCGGAAATCACTGACTTAAGGCGGCGTTTACGTCCTAGTGGCACAGTTTGTAAGGTGACTAAAAACACCTTTATGGGCATTGCCATTCAAGATCAAGAAAAATGGCAGCCACTGTCGGAACTACTCAAAGGTTCTTCCGCTTTTTTGCTAGTCAAAGAAGATTTCTCATCTGCAATTAAGACTTACCAAGAGTTCCAAAAAGTTACCAAGAAGACAGAACTTCGTGGTGGCGTTATGGACGGTCGCTTGCTGAAAGAAACTGATGTCAAGGCTTTAGGAGACTTGCCATCTAAGGAACAACTCATGGCACAAATTGCTGGAGCTATCAACGCTTTGGCTACCAAAGTGGCTGTGGGTATCAACGAAGTTCCCAGTTCTTTGGCTCGTGCTTTACAGGCTGTGGCTGAGAAAGAAGAAAGTGGTGCTACTGAAAGTGCTGCCGAAAGTACTACTGAAAGTGCTGCTGAGTAAAATACTTCATTAGTTGATAGATCATGGTCAAGAGTAATAACTAATGACCAATGACTTATTACTAATGACTAAATAACTAATCAAACATTACAGGAGTTATATCAATGTCTGCTGCAACCGAACAAATTTTAGAACAATTGAAATCCTTGACTTTACTAGAAGCTTCTGAACTAGTTAAGCAAATTGAAGAAGCTTTTGGAGTAAGTGCTGCTCCAGCTGCTGGTGGTATGATGATGATGGCTGCTCCCGGTGGTGCTGCTGCTGAAGTAGCAGAAGAAAAAACCGAATTTGATGCAGTTCTGGAATCAGTTCCAGCTGATAAGAAGATTGCTGTCCTCAAGATTGTCCGTGAAATCACAGGTTTGGGTCTGAAAGAAGCTAAAGACTTAGTAGAAGCTGCTCCCAAGCCAGTTAAGGAAGCTGTAGCTAAAGAAGCTGCTGAAGATATCAAGAAGCGTATCGAAGAAGCTGGCGGTAAAGTAACAATTAAGTAATTCATATTTGATTACTTTTTGTTGATGAAGGAGTCTAACTTTAGACTCCTTTTTTATTTTTTGTTTTCTGCTTAAACGCAAGACTGCAAAGTTTTGAATTTTGGTTTTGAATTTTGTTAGTGAAGTCCTCTGTTTGCGTAAGTAGGTAAACAGAAAAATTTAAAGGTATGTGAAGAAAAGTAAATAGGGCTGAAACCCTCTTTCCCCCTGCTCCCTGCCTTACCCCAACGACAATTTTTAACGGACACCTGACTTGAAAATAAGACCCCACCCCTAACCCCTCCCCGCTGTTTCGTGGAGGGGAATAAGAAGTTCTTTTTCATGTGTTCTGGTGTACACAGTTCATGATGGCTACTTAGTATCTCCGAAAAAATAAGAGGAATTTTGAATTATTTAGTTATTTAACATTCTTTAGCACTGGCAGGACTGACAAAATCATGTAATTCTTCATCCCAAATGCTAATGTAAATAAAATCACAACTTTGCCGCACAATTTGACCTTTAACAGCACCTTGGGTAAATGTAAAGTTATCTAATTGACGCTGTTGAATTTGTTGCAGTCCTTGTTTAATTTCTGCTGTGGCTTGTCCATTTAATAAACTATTTAAGGTTGTTTGCATAACTTGATTATCTACAGATGAGGCAAAAGCTACTTCAGTTTGCCGCAGTCTACCTGTATCACGGTCAAATAAGTAGCCTAAATCAATTTGCTTAGGTACGACTTTATAAGTAACAGCACGAGTATTACCCCATACTCCCCTTAAATCTTTATTTTTGCCAAGAGTCGCTTCTACAGTGCTTCTTGATGTACCTGTAGGAAATGCTGGTACATTAAATCTAGTTTGATTTGAACTTAATGTATCAGATAAGTTATTTTCGTTTTCTGCGCTGTTTTCTTTTTTTTTACCCTTGTCTTGCTGTTGAGGTTTTTTATCTTTGTCTGAATCTTCAACTACTTTTGGTGTAGTTTCTCGTGGCTGTGTTTCTGGTTCAAATGTAGGTATATTGATGGGAGTAGAATTGCTGGGAGTTATGGCTTCATTTCTAATTGGTGGTGTAAATATTTGCGGAGAGTTATTCTCTGATGAAGGATTAGAATTAACTGGTTGAGTTTGCTGTTGATCAGAGATAGTTGGTTGAGTTTGTGGTGTTGCTGGAGAATTTGTTGGCGTTGCCGACGTGCTATTGTCTCTGGTGATAGAGGAGTTTGTAGGTAGTGAGTTTGTATTTTGTGGGGGACGGATCAAACTAGAAATTGCCACTGCACCAATTAAACTACCAGCAACCAGGCTACCAATAATAACGGCTGGTTTTTGTTGTTTTATGGGATTGGGAATTTCTCTAATAACTGGATTTGTAGCAGATGACAACACATGAGGAGGACTAAGGCTAATGGTGGCAATATTAGCCTGGGAAGCCGGGGAAGATGTGTAAGTTTTATTATTAAGACTATGAGCAGATTTTAAAGCATAGAGCATTTTACTAGCAGTGCTATAGCGATCGCTCGGACGTGGTTCAATTGCTTGAGTGAGTATCTTCACCATTTCTGGGGATATACCAGCAGCGTATTGTTGCCACAGTATTTGCCCCGTCTGCGGGTGAGTTTCTAATTCTTGAGGTTGTTTACCTGTGAGTAGATAAATCGCCGTCAAGGCTAAACTATAGATATCTGTAGCATAAACTGGACGACCAATAGCTTGCTCACTGGGCATATAGCCTGGTGTACCTATGACTAGAGATTGCAGGGGCTGTCCTGAAGGATTGATAACTGTACGGATGGTTTCTTTAACTGCACCGAAATCAATTAAAACTGGTTTATTATCGTGAGAGCGAAGGATGATATTGTCTGGTTTTATATCTCGATGAATAATGCCTTTGCTGTGAACATAATCTAAAACTGACAGCAAACTTAAAAGAATTTCCCGAACAGTTGTTTCAGCTATATATCCTTTAGCTTCAACCATTTGCGTTAGCGTTTGACCTTGAATCCATTCTTGAACTAGATAAAATTGACCATTTTCAGGAAAATAAGCGTAGAGTTTAGGAATTTGGTCACTAGCTTCACCTAGATGTTCCAAGGTAGCAGCTTCTCGTTTAAACCTGTCTTGAATTATCTGATAAGTTTGTGGATCATTGCTAATCGGTTTGAGTTGCTTAATCACACAGCGACGAAGAGAAGGCATATGGGTATCTTCTGCTAGAAAGGTTTCACCAAACCCACCAGCACCGAGTACCTGAATAACTTGATAGCGATTGTTTAGCAGTGTTTGTGTCATGCTCGGTTAGATGCGATATCCGATTCAAATGTATATCAGATACTTTGACGATGTAGCGGTAAGATGTATCCCTCTTTAGGATGATGAGTCCTACTTTCGTTTTTTGTTTGTAGATTGACTAGCCCTTGATTCTAAGGTAAATTCTGGGATTTCCTCAAGTTCATGTTCACTTAAATTATACTGTTCACAAACCAAACTTAAGCGATTACCAGGAGTTTTCACTGCATTCACAGAATGAGTTAAATCACCTTGAAAGTATACCAGTGTATTGCTTTGAGGTTTAATTTGCCCAACTTGGCGTTTAGGGGATTTTAGCACCAATTCTCCCCCATCCATGTTTTCTGGTACACGCACATAGAGAACACTAACAAGGCTTGGTGGTTCAATGGTTTTGCAGTAAGAACGCAAAGAACGATCTATGTGCGGATCAACACGAGAACCTTCTTTTAGCAGCAAAGGATTGAGATAAAAAGCATTACAGTTAGGCTGAATTGCTAAATCTAAATAAGGTTTAAAAAAAGGAAACTTTTCTGCAACTGTTTTTAAACCTTGACGCTGAAATACCACAGAAAAGCCTTTGGTGTTGATAAAATCTCGGTTGAGATTGTTAATAGAAAAATAAGGACTAGCTTGGATTTCTCCCCACAAATCATTCAGGTAATTATTAGGTAAAACGCTTGTTTGTAGTTGATAGTATTTCACGATGAATAGAAAAAGATATTTCAGTATTTAGTCAAATCAATAAACTTGTTATTAACCACGCAAAATTCGCTTAATCATCTGGTTTGCTTGAGAAGCATAACCACCACCAAACAAATTAAAATGATTTAAAACGTGATAAAGATTATAAATAGTTTTTCGAGTTTCGTATCCTGAATTTAGGGGAAATACCTCTTTATAACCTTGATAAAAAGTTGGTGGAAAACCACCAAAAAGTTCTGTCATTGCTATATCAACTTCTCGATCACCATAATAAGTTGCCGGATCAAAAATTACTGGTTCACCATCAACAGTACAACCTGCATTTCCTCCCCATAAATCACCATGTACTAAAGATGGTTGGAGATGATGATCTGCCAATAATTCGGGGATAGTAGCTAATAACTGATCTTGCAAGGGGAAACTTCCACCGCGTTGCTTGGCTAACTGAAATTGATAACCTAAGCGATATTGAGTATAAAATTCTGCCCAATCATCAGTCCAAGTATTAATTTGTGGTGTTGAACCAATAGTATTATTCATATCCCAG contains the following coding sequences:
- the rplS gene encoding 50S ribosomal protein L19; protein product: MNAQEIIRSIEAEQIKSDLPQIYVGDTVKVGVKIKEGEKYRVQPYEGVVIARRNGGINETITVRKVFQGVGVERVFLLHSPRIDSIKVLRRGKVRRAKLYYLRDRVGKATRIKQRFDRSL
- the secE gene encoding preprotein translocase subunit SecE — encoded protein: MAKKNEAEMPETSNGFSLNNFFQGTKEELEKVVWPSRQQLVSESAAVLLMVTLSASLIYLVDGLFAWAAKQVF
- the nusG gene encoding transcription termination/antitermination protein NusG gives rise to the protein MTSATDEPRDTLQSEEALETALKEARWYAVQVASGCEKRVKTNLEQRIQTFDVADKIIQVEIPHTPAVKIRKDGSRQHTEEKVFPGYVLVRLILDPATKQIPDDTWQVVRNTSHVINFVGAEQKRGTGKGRGHVKPVPLSNSEVERIFKQTSEQEPLVKIDMATGDKIIVLSGPFKDFEGEVIEVSPERSKLKALLSIFGRDTPVELEFNQVEKQS
- the rplK gene encoding 50S ribosomal protein L11, with product MAKKVVAVIKLALNAGKANPAPPVGPALGQHGVNIMMFCKEYNAKTADQAGMVIPVEISVFEDRSFTFVLKTPPASVLIRKAAKIERGSNEPNKKKVGSITRAQLREIAQTKLPDLNANDIDAAMNIVEGTAKNMGVTVAD
- the rplA gene encoding 50S ribosomal protein L1; the protein is MGKKISRRLEALQDKVEDRDYTPVEALALLKETATAKFAEAAEAHIRLGIDPKYTDQQLRTTVALPKGTGQIVRVAVIARGEKVNEATNAGADIAGSEELIDEIQKGRMDFDKLIATPDVMPQVAKLGKLLGPRGLMPSPKGGTVTFDIANAIAEFKAGKLEFRADRTGIVHVMFGKASFAPEDLLVNLKALQETIDRNRPSGAKGRYWRTFYVSATMGPSIKIDISALRDLKLNESA
- the rplJ gene encoding 50S ribosomal protein L10 translates to MGRTLENKKEIVADLKETLSESTLALVIDYQGLTVAEITDLRRRLRPSGTVCKVTKNTFMGIAIQDQEKWQPLSELLKGSSAFLLVKEDFSSAIKTYQEFQKVTKKTELRGGVMDGRLLKETDVKALGDLPSKEQLMAQIAGAINALATKVAVGINEVPSSLARALQAVAEKEESGATESAAESTTESAAE
- the rplL gene encoding 50S ribosomal protein L7/L12, with protein sequence MSAATEQILEQLKSLTLLEASELVKQIEEAFGVSAAPAAGGMMMMAAPGGAAAEVAEEKTEFDAVLESVPADKKIAVLKIVREITGLGLKEAKDLVEAAPKPVKEAVAKEAAEDIKKRIEEAGGKVTIK
- a CDS encoding serine/threonine-protein kinase is translated as MTQTLLNNRYQVIQVLGAGGFGETFLAEDTHMPSLRRCVIKQLKPISNDPQTYQIIQDRFKREAATLEHLGEASDQIPKLYAYFPENGQFYLVQEWIQGQTLTQMVEAKGYIAETTVREILLSLLSVLDYVHSKGIIHRDIKPDNIILRSHDNKPVLIDFGAVKETIRTVINPSGQPLQSLVIGTPGYMPSEQAIGRPVYATDIYSLALTAIYLLTGKQPQELETHPQTGQILWQQYAAGISPEMVKILTQAIEPRPSDRYSTASKMLYALKSAHSLNNKTYTSSPASQANIATISLSPPHVLSSATNPVIREIPNPIKQQKPAVIIGSLVAGSLIGAVAISSLIRPPQNTNSLPTNSSITRDNSTSATPTNSPATPQTQPTISDQQQTQPVNSNPSSENNSPQIFTPPIRNEAITPSNSTPINIPTFEPETQPRETTPKVVEDSDKDKKPQQQDKGKKKENSAENENNLSDTLSSNQTRFNVPAFPTGTSRSTVEATLGKNKDLRGVWGNTRAVTYKVVPKQIDLGYLFDRDTGRLRQTEVAFASSVDNQVMQTTLNSLLNGQATAEIKQGLQQIQQRQLDNFTFTQGAVKGQIVRQSCDFIYISIWDEELHDFVSPASAKEC
- a CDS encoding 2OG-Fe(II) oxygenase; its protein translation is MKYYQLQTSVLPNNYLNDLWGEIQASPYFSINNLNRDFINTKGFSVVFQRQGLKTVAEKFPFFKPYLDLAIQPNCNAFYLNPLLLKEGSRVDPHIDRSLRSYCKTIEPPSLVSVLYVRVPENMDGGELVLKSPKRQVGQIKPQSNTLVYFQGDLTHSVNAVKTPGNRLSLVCEQYNLSEHELEEIPEFTLESRASQSTNKKRK
- a CDS encoding fructosamine kinase family protein; protein product: MIWQEIDTHISQVTGQKFQTQQHLSVSGGCINQGYAVSDDQLTYFVKLNQASQVRMFEAEMLGLQQIHNTNTILVPQPLCWGTANNFSYIVLEWLEMVDSDSKSWQEMGRKLAAMHKVTSQNGFGWDMNNTIGSTPQINTWTDDWAEFYTQYRLGYQFQLAKQRGGSFPLQDQLLATIPELLADHHLQPSLVHGDLWGGNAGCTVDGEPVIFDPATYYGDREVDIAMTELFGGFPPTFYQGYKEVFPLNSGYETRKTIYNLYHVLNHFNLFGGGYASQANQMIKRILRG